The sequence CGtaccccttcctctgcagcgtctGGTCTGGACGCTGGGCCAGGTGACCCCCGGGTCTCAGCCAGTCTGGCAAGTCCTATGTTCACCCACTCCGAGATGCCCCTCattcctgacccgcagccccctgctatcccagccctggccccctccACGGCAGACCAGGCAAACCGCCCGGCATGCCAGGCTGACGGGGGCTTTGCATGCAGGGCTCAGCAATGACTGGCCACCCGAGGCCATGCCACAGCTCCAGCCCGAGCCGTGGGACCACAGCACGCAACCAGCAAAGGGGTGCCGGTGGCGGGGCAGAGCCCGGTACCTGTGTGTGCGGCAGAGCGCTCCCCGCAGGCAGCAGAAAGGGCTCCCCTAGGACCGTGCCCACACGGGCAGAGTACACGTGGTCGCCCAGCGCAGGACACAGCAGCAGCGTCAGGTGCACCAGGAGCTGGCCGGGAAAGGCTGTGGCAAGGAGAGTCGGGGTTAATACGGgtacctcccccccaccctgcccccatccatgGGCAGCAAACGcaccctcagcccctcctgcccagggcccctCCCTGACAAGGatggcaggagacctgggttgtCAGGAAGAGCTGAACATGCCCCACCTGTCATGGGCTGGAGCTGCACCAGGCCGCAGCCCGGAGCCGCGCCCAGCACCTTGTAGCGGGTCAGGGTTTGCTTCACCTCCTTCCTCTCCACGCTGCGTCGGGACGGCGCAGCCACCGGCACCACCTGCAACCAGAGCAGACCCAGGCGCTCAGGGAGAGGCTGGAGCCAGAGGGACTGGCCAGGCCCTGCAGCCATCCGCTCCCTGGGGCCCCACAGCCCTTTGCCCCCAGGACACAGCCCGCCGACTTAACTCTTTCCTTACCAGCTGCAGGTCCCCAACCTGCTCCAGCTTCAGTCCTGTGCGGATCTCCCCCTccatggcagctgggaccccggcagtgacagcgctggggggagggagagggggttaCAAGGTGGCTGGGCTCCGGGAGATGAGTGGGATGAGTTAGTGCCCTGGGGCTCCAGGACAGCGCAGTCTCTGGCACATGGCCAGGTGCCCCACTGCGGGAGGGGGACACTCCActtgccagcagggggcaggagcactcTGCAGGATGGGGCCCACTCACCAGTacgtgggcaggggagggggtttcACTCACCGGTacgtgggcaggggagggggtttcACTCACCAGTacgtgggcaggggagggggtttcACTCACTGGTAAGTGGCGGGGGGGCGCCCTGCTCTCCGGAGCTGCGTGAAGAACGCATGGAGCTGCTGCGTGGTTGCCGGGGCAGCTGGAGAGAAGCACGAGGCCAGAGCTGTCCCTGGAGGAGGGGGCGTCAGGTTCAGTCCCATGGCACAGACGGTGCCAGAGATGGGAACACAGCGCTGAGCTATGGAAAGGCAgcgccctgctcccccagcactctccccaccccctcagggtccctcccttccctgccccccctgggccaggccctccctcccctggcctccctgccccaccagaaccagcccctccctcccctgaccaccccccatggccccccttgctgccccccctgcagccttccccacccccagaacccctccccacccctttcctcagGGCCCTACCCTACCCACACCAACCAGGCCCATGCCCTCCCATTCCCCCCAACCAgccagcccccttccttccctcaccTGCCCGCCCCAGCAACCAATGACCAAGCACCCACTCCTCTCCGTGGGGAGCCAATCCCGGCCCTTCCCCACTCACTCACTTCCCAGCTGCTTTCACCACGTGGAGCTCAGGAGGGAGAGACAGCCTCTGGCTCAGGTCTGGGAGCAGCGAAACCAAACTCAGCTGCCCTGGActgcctgggggggggcacagggaagGAGCCATGAGCATGGAGACCCGGCCCAACCCCCGACCCGTGTCACTCCTCCTGCTCTTGGGGCTGCGAGAGGCCAGGGgaacaccccctgcaccccagctcccctcagGCCGGGAGTGGAGGGACAAGCCCCTTCCTCCAGGCCTGGCACATGTGGGAGAAGTGAACCCCAAGCACTCACCTGTCACAGCCAGGCCCGGGGGCTTGCTGACGGCCACCAGTGGTCCTGAAACAAAGGAACAGGCCAGGTCAGGGAAAGCCGGGCAGCCCTCCCCAGCGTCCCAAACCCCTCTCCCTGGGCTTAAAGCCagcccagacccagacccaggcACCCAGCCCGTGGCCGCACCCGCCGAGCAGCCAGCGCCCTCCCGCCCAGGCCTCAGCAGCCCCATCTCCCTGCACAGCAGGTCTGGCTGATTCCCCGCTGccccccacgctgccccccgcccccccccccagtacctgccccccaccccagtacctgccccccacccccagtacctGCCCGATACACAACCGCTGCCTCCAGcagccccagcgcctcctgccggctccgcggcccggctGGCCCCAGGGTGCTGCCTCTGCCCGGGCCATCGGCCGCCTGCCTCCCCGGGCCCCCCGGCCTCAGGGGCTGCTGGTacctgggggaaggaaggagcgaGGGGAGCTGGGACCGAGCCGCAGAACCAGTGAGCGGGGCCTGCTGGGGTGGAGACGGGAACCGCATCTAGTCCTAGCAACGCCCCCTGACTCCTTGGGGGGAACCCCAgcgcagcccccctcccagcccccctcccccagcacagccccctcccttgtacagcctcccctccccctccacagccccctccctggcacagccccccaccctgtacagcctccccctcccccctccacagcctcctcccctggcacagccccccaccctgtacagccccccctccccctccacagccccctcccctggcacagccccccaccTTGTacaggccccctccccctccacagcccccctccacagcccccctcccccagcacagccccctcccttgtacagcctcccctccccctccacagccccctcccctggcacagccccccaccctgtacagcccccctccccctccacagccccccaccctgtacagcctcccctccccctccacagccccccaccctgtacagccccccaccccctccacagccccccaccctgtacagccccccctccccctccacagccccccaccctgtacagcccccctccccctccacagccccctcccctggcacagccccccaccctccacagccccctcccctggcacagccccccaccctgtacaggccccctccccctccacagccccctcccctggcacagccccccaccctgtacagccccccctccccctctacagccccctcccctggcacagccccccaccctgtaCAGCCCCCCCTCTACAGCCCCCACCCTgtacagcccccctccccctccacagccccccaccctgtacagcctcccctccccctccacagccccctcccctggcacagccccccaccctcgCCACAGATACCCTCCCTTgtacagccccccctcccccggcgcaTCCCGCccgggctgccccctccccactcaccagGCCGGGGCGCTGCTGGGGGCCCGGGGTCTCCCCCGCGCGCGGAGCAGGAGCCGGGGCACCGCCATGGAGCGCGTGCGCGGggccggccggggggggggcgggcgctgGAGAACCGGAAGTGCCCGCACAGAtcggccctgccccctgcgctcccGCCCCGGCTCCCGCGCCCCGAgcagcccccccttctccctagATTGGGCGCTGCATCGCCCCCGGACCGAGGCCtgcccgcgggggggggggaaccggCCTGGTGTGCGGAGacctgggggtgctgtggggtgcagggacctgggggtgctgtggggtgcgGAGacctgggggtgctgtggggtgcagggacctgggggtgctgtggggtgcagggacctgggggtgctgtggggtgcgGAGacctgggggtgctgtggggtgcagggtccccGGCGATCTGCCCTGACCCAGAGCTTCCCCgctgggctctgggtgcaggTGTAACCCACACGTCTGGGCTGGTGTCTGTGACTGTCCCctccagccacaccgagcccactgcgggcttgtctacaccacacaGCTTTCAGggacaagaagaaaaaaaaagttgtgaaaGCAGGAGGCCATATCTAGTTGGGCTCCACCGGGGTCAGGCCTGGCTCCtatactagtcaatattttcattaattacttggataatggagcgGAGAGGcaggtgacaccaagctgggaggggttgcaagccctttagagggcaggattagaattcaaactgACCTTGGAAAcatggagaattggtctgaattcaacaagatgaaattcaataaagagcaaagcacttcacttaggaaggaaaaaccaaatgcacaactacagagTGGGGACTAACCTTAGCAGGCAGTGGTACTGCTGCAAtttggatcacaaattgaatgcaTCAACTATGTGAcacagctgcaaaaaaaaaaagtgaatattctggggtgtataaCCAGGAGTGGGGTACCTAGGCTGCGCTCTGCTTGGCCCGGCTGTGCGCAATTCTGGGGCTGCGCGTTAGGAAAGATGTGACAAAACACGAGAATCCAggggagagcaacacaaatgaagacaggtttagaaaacctgccctgggAGGAAAGGTTATAACCTGGGCCTGTTCAGTGCGGCCAAGGCAGGGCGGAGCGGGGTCGGTTCCGGGCTGTTAGGAAGAGGAGGGGTCCGTTGTTCTCCAGGCCCTGGAAGGAAGGACAAGGGGCCAAGTCTGCAGCAGGCGGATTTCGGTCAGATATCGGGGAACCCTTCTGGGGAGCAGCCGAGTGCGGGAGCCCCACACCCCAAGACGCAGGGCTTGGGGTCCTCGCCTGCGCCCAGACcgagccctgactcctgcatggcctgccctgggtgctgccctggccccgccccctgggcaATGGACacgcccccgctcctcccctgctgcGTCCTGGGCACGAGGCACAACCATAGATCCGGACCTCCCGCGGCAGAGACAAGCCCGCTACAGGGTAACCATAGAGTTGGCAAGAAAGGCCCGACGGATACCATAGAGTGACGCCGAGGTGATAGAGTGTCCTGGGCCCGGCCGGCTCCGTCCGTGGCAGGTGGGacagcggggctggggggagcccggggctgggggggatccccagctatggggtgtggagggggggggattgggctgggggaggggatccccagctatggggtgtggggggggattgggctgggggaggggatccccAGCTatggggtgggtgtgtggggggggattgggctgggggaggggatccccAGCTATGGGGCGTGGTGTGGGGGGgattgggctgggggaggggatctccagctatggggtgtggagggggggggattgggctgggggaggggatccccagctatggggtgtggaggggggggattgggttgggggaggggatccccaGCTATGGggcgtggtggtgggggggattgggctgggggaggggatccccagctatggggtgtggaggggggggattgggttgggggaggggatccccagctatggggtgtggagggggggggattgggttgggggaggggatccccagctatggggtgtggaggggggggggattgggttgggggaggggatccccagctatggggtgtggaggggggggggattgggctgggggaggggatccccAGCTATGGggcgtggtggtggggggggattgggctgggggaggggatccccAGCTATGGTGGGGTGGTTGCCTGTAGTCACAGGATCCGTGTAATCCCATGTGCTTTCACCGGTGGTGCCTGGGATTCCTGCCATGTTCCCACAGGATGATCAGGGGCGCAGAGCTCCTGTGGGTACTGATGTCCATACCCTGAATGGCAGCGTGTCCCCCTGGCTCACCCCGCCCATCTCtctggcagggcttgggctgtctAGCGCCATGGCCTCCCGTGCGGGCCCCCGGGCCGAGGGCACTGATGGCAGTGACTACCAGCATCGAGAGAGGGTGGCCTCCCATTACCAGATGAGGTAGGTCTGAGTGCAGGCTGGGTTGAGCCCCCGGGCCCCATTCCGGGTCCCTgcccagtgagcaggggcagaGTGCAGAGCCGCCCAGCTGGACTGAGCTGGTGTCCGTGAATGGCTGGGCGTTCCCTGGAGTATGTCTGTCCCCAGGGCACTGTGTGCTGGGATTCAGGGGGTCACTGGACCTGTCTGAGGCCTGAAGGtccaagctggggcagggtgtgtgtgtccgGAGCAGGTCTGTTATGCTGCAGTGCAacctcccccctgcccagcccatggTGCTGTGCACACCAGCTCTGGGTCACGAGCAGCTCCCACCAGAGTGAGCATTGCAGGCTGGTGCccgttgtcacggactcacagatcgtgcccactcttggcccgtgcagtccgtggggggtgccccttccagtgcgacagcccttctcgggggtccactctctctcggggtcaggcccctccacctcctggagccacacctctcggagccttagtacgtctgtctctgctgtgagccccctcagggagtccactcgctctggacccccggggcctccacccccgaaggggttgatgcaaccctgttctctagactggagtgactctcagacagcataaaacaggagggtttattgagagttgaacacagcacaggaaactctcagggcctcaggcctggcctccctcagcccagcacatcccagtctccctgcatccaggtgggctctgcctgctccccctctccagcccagagcccccctgctcccagctgggcatctgagatccccggccccaagccccacctctgtccattgtcttctctccaggtaaacagggtcgtacaccggggcctcctctcctcgcttctgtcctctggctggaaccggctggttaggtcactgggtcctcactctgcagcccattgtcctcccactgaccagaaccggctgcgtctcctcagctgggcctccgggtcaccaggtcactggtcgctggggtctccatcctcccggccattggCTGGGTCCCCGAGTCCTCTGTccagtcctctgcaaaacacactccctctcccctcacctcgttaaaccagtaacacccagggaaactgagtcccaccccctctgcatgcaaaccattgaaaactccacagaaaacaagaaaaccccccactttgtcacaccctgCCCCCGCCAGGGGTGTTCCCTGCACAAACCAGGCTGCTTGTGGCTTTGGCTGGACGGGGGCAGAGGCCAGAGAGCGTCCAGGCTGACCTGCAGCTTCATTCTCTGTTGTGCTGTCCCGGagcactctgcccccagccccagtcagGGGGGGAGGCCCCGTCCATCTGCCCGGGGAAGCGGCTCAGTCAGGCTTCATGCCCAGCAGCTGCTTCCCGCTGGGACCTACTCAGAGGAATCTGCCCTTCCTGCCGGGCTCACCTGCTCCGTAGCCTTCAGGCTGGTGGTGCTCCAGGATCACGCCCTGCTGGTGCCTTCGTCAGTACCCCAGCGAGACACGTGCTGCCGGGGCTGGTTTGCAGCCTCGCTCTGTTGGGGTCCTGGCTTCAGGCTCTGTCCACAGCTCTTGCCAGCCCGGCTGCCATCTCTCCTGCCTCCGAGTCCTTCCTGCCCCTCAGGCAACGCTAGGGAGCCCATCGAAGTGCGAGCCTGAGCCTGGCTTTCTCCCTCTCTGCAGTGTGGCCCTGAAGTCCGAGATAAAGAAGCTAATCTACATGCAGGTGGCCATctggctgctgctcctggcccagatgtGCGTGGGTCACCTGAAGCTGCTGCCCCATGACCAGGTGGCCATGCCCTACCAGTGGGAGTACCCCTACCTGCTCAGCATCATCCCCTCTCTCTTTGGCCTCATGTCCTTCCCCCGCAACAACATCAGCTATCTGGTGCTGTCCATGATCAGCACAGGCCTGTTCTCGGTGGCACCCCTCATCTACGGCAGCATGGAGATGTTCCCCATGgcgcagcagctctaccgccacgGCAAGGCCTACCGCTTCATCTTCGGCTTTTCCGCCGTCTCCGTCATGTacctgctggtggtggtggcggtgCAGGTGCACGGCTGGCAGCTCTACTACAGCAAGAAGCTCCTGGACTCCTGGTTCAGCAGCACgcaggagaagaagaagaaatgaagcGGGACTGGGAGCCACACACCTgtatgactgggggggggggggatgctgccatccccagggggctggaTGGCACCATGGTGGGGGTCCCCATTTTTGGGTAGCTCTACTGGCAAACACTCAAAGCTCCCTATAGACTGGGCTGCCCTGCCACTTACCCCAGCTGGAGTGTGCTCAGGGCCCCTCCAGCCCTAGCCCTGGCTGGCAGTGACTGACCGTTCTTCAGTGGCTGGTGGGCCAGGGCTGGGTAGGGGGGCAGCTCCTGATGCGACCAGGGTACCCTCACCAGAAGTCCCCTGGCAGCACTTGGCTCTCGTGCCTCTGCCCGGTTGGCTGGGATGAGAGGGGCGTGCAGGATGGGAGTGGCCCGGGGGCAGCCATCAGCCCTTCCTGATCTCCCCATTTCATGGAGCAGAAAGGTGCCCTGACCCCAGTGCCGCTGCCCTGAAGTCTGACAACATGGCACAGACCCAGGACTGCAGACGGTTGGCGCAGCGCTGCCCACTCCCACAATGGCTTGTGCTGTGCTGGGCCAATGTCTGTGTCTGAGGCCCAGTCTGCACCAGTGCCCTGCCCGTATTGCCCGGGGGGCATGCAgggccctcccttcccccgcagGTGGGTGAATTCCATGCCTCTGCCTGGGAAGGAGCAGCTCCAGGTCACCAGAGAGCCAGTGGTCACAGGCCAggtgcctcccagcccccagtgccGCTGGCTAcgagaggggctgggctggggggaggggagtcgggcagcgctggggcagaggggccgaGGGGTCGggccgggccccgcccccagcactggCACAAGCTGCTTCTCCCACATGGAGTGACCAGAAAGGATGAAATAAAGAGCCACCTTGCTGAGCAAGCAGCCTCCAGCATCTGtctgccgggggtgggggaagggcaggtaTCCTCGCTGCCCTGGGTTGATTTGTGTCCCTTAGCTGCTCCCCCGAGTCTGTCCTGCTGTCGGGTCCCCAGAGCCCCCAGGGATGGCAGTGCCTAGACCCCTGctgatctgccccccccccccaaagcgtGTTCGTCCTCCCAGCCCCCGTCTGTGCCCCTCTGAGAGATGAGCCTGTTGCCCCCCCTGAAAGCCAGCCATGGCCACAGGTGACTCCTGTCCCCACACCTGGGTCCTGGCCAGCCTTTCAGGTGCTTGTTGGGCCCTGGCCTGGTGGGACAGGGGCGTTGGGCACAGGTTGGTTtgccctgaggagagaggcctgCTCCTACCACCAGCTGTGCACCCCGCCTCTTAGGGAGAGCAAACCAGGCCCAAGgctgcctgctcctgccccattgcCAGGGGCTCTGCCTGTCCCAGTCGCTGGGGCGAGGGAGAGCTTGTGTCAGCAGCCATTAGAGGGAgcgccctggggggctggggacgAAGGTGGTCCTGATCTGGGGGGGCACCATAGTGACAGGCCAGAGAAGAGGCTGTGGGGCCTGGGTGAGGAGGGACATGCCTGTTGTGGTGCTGGGGTGACCCTGCCTTAGGGGGCAGTTCTTTGGGCCGTGCCTTGGAGTGGTGGGGGGTGATGGAGCAGAGTTCTGCCTTGGTGCCGTGGCATCTGCTTCTGCACCTGGGGgcaggacctgatcctgtgtGTGCTGCTGCCCTTGGAGGGGTCCGTTGCTGTGTGCCCCTCCCGCAGACCCATGGGCTTTGGGACCGGCTCTGGGGGCCCCCTGCAGcgagccagagccccaggggtcCCACTCaggcctctgggctccagcccactgCTCCAGCCCACGAGCTCTGCCCAGCGAGTGCCCGAGACAGAGCCGGGCAGAGACTCGTACCACCCTAGGGAGCAGGGCCCCTCTGCCAGCACCTGCAGAGACACAGCCAGGCTCATCAGTCACCTCGCCCCAGCACAGGCAGCCCTGGGGGAGCCTcccgcagagcccagccaagctgtagggaccccctgggctccccctctgtCTGATCCCCTGCCGGACTCCCAGGGGTGCCCTCCCGCTTCCCCGCagccagtgcttaaccaccccccgcccgccccctgttcccagctggggagctgcagctcCAGGTTGGGGGTCGTGGTCCCTCGGGGGTCCTGGTTGCTAGGTGCCGGATTCCCCATTGCCTTCCCCATGCGCCACTGCTAGGGGGACTAAGGCCCAGGCAgcctggggaccccctccctctgtctgctaGCCTGCCCCAGAGCACACAGccctccccctgcctgccacgaggcagcagaggggaaactgaggcccgcaGGCTTCATACCACTAAGTgatgctgggggctgggctgttcgctttcaaaggcggggctcccctgccagctctgtgcggggggggggggcagcacccccGGACAGAGCCCAGCTGCCACGTGAGGGGGAGGCTGCCGCTGCACGTGCTGCCCGCGCGTGGGCTCCCTGCAGGCCGCCGCAGTCTCACAGGAAACCTGAACTAAACCAGGTCAACCGCCGTGTCCCCATTACCctgcggcgggggcgggggcggggacagCGGGGGGGAGACGGAGCTTTCGGGGGGGCAGCGCCCTgcggcgggggcagcgcggagacGGAGCTTTCGGGGGGGCAGcgtcctggggcgggggggagacggAGCTTTCGGGGGGGGGCAGCGCCCTGcggcgggggggcagcggggaGACGGAGCTTTCGGGGGGCAGCGCCCTGcggcgggggggcagcggggaGACGGAGCTTTCGGGGGGCAGCgccctggggcgggggcagcggggagACGGAGCTTTCGGGGGGGCAGCGCCctgcggcgggggtggggggacagtggGGAGACGGAGCATTCGAGGGGAGCAGCGCCctgcggcgggggtgggggggcagtggggagacgGAGCTTTCGGGGGGCAGCgccctggggcgggggcgggggggcagtggggagacgGAGCTTTCGGGGGGGCAGCGCCctgcggcgggggcggggggcagtggggagacgAAGCTTTCGGGGGGCAGCGCCCCgcggcaggggtgtggggggcagtggggagacgGAGCTTTCGGGGGGAGCAGCGCCctgcggcgggggtggggggacagtggGGAGACCGAGCTTTCGGGGGGGGGCAGCGCCCTGCGGCAGGGacggggggggcagtggggagacggagcattcggggggggggggcagcgcctgcggcggggacgggggggcagtggggagacgGAGCATTCGGGGGGCAGCGCCctgcggcgggggtggggggcagtggggagacgGAGCTTTCGGGGGGCAGCgccctggggcgggggtgggggggcagtggggagacgGAGCATTCGGGGGGCAGCGCCctgcggcgggggtgggggggcagtggggagacgGAGCTTTCGGGGGGCAGCGCCCTGATCCGCGGGCTGCTGGCGATAATTCTCACCAGCATGTactgggcctggggctcccccgtggggagcgcccccccccccatggtgttTGTTGCTCTGAGGGTCCCAGGCCTGGccccagggtcccggctgccaggaAGCGGGTGTTagctgccctgctgctggggaCAGCTCCTGGCAGACACCTCGGTGCCAAGTCCCTGGCAGGGGCCACCGCCCGCTCTCCTGGGGAGTTGTG is a genomic window of Chrysemys picta bellii isolate R12L10 chromosome 7, ASM1138683v2, whole genome shotgun sequence containing:
- the RPUSD3 gene encoding LOW QUALITY PROTEIN: mitochondrial mRNA pseudouridine synthase RPUSD3 (The sequence of the model RefSeq protein was modified relative to this genomic sequence to represent the inferred CDS: deleted 1 base in 1 codon), which gives rise to MAVPRLLLRARGRPRAPSSAPAWYQQPLRPGGPGRQAADGPGRGSTLGPAGPRSRQEALGLLEAAVVYRAGPLVAVSKPPGLAVTGSPGQLSLVSLLPDLSQRLSLPPELHVVKAAGKDSSGLVLLSSCPGTTQQLHAFFTQLRRAGRPPATYHAVTAGVPAAMEGEIRTGLKLEQVGDLQLVVPVAAPSRRSVERKEVKQTLTRYKVLGAAPGCGLVQLQPMTAFPGQLLVHLTLLLCPALGDHVYSARVGTVLGEPFLLPAGSALPHTQVLGEQLLRRLRLTQQLLHRLPLHLHLHQLLLPTAILTAPPPPFFLQTLHLLGLPGDQSAP
- the JAGN1 gene encoding protein jagunal homolog 1: MASRAGPRAEGTDGSDYQHRERVASHYQMSVALKSEIKKLIYMQVAIWLLLLAQMCVGHLKLLPHDQVAMPYQWEYPYLLSIIPSLFGLMSFPRNNISYLVLSMISTGLFSVAPLIYGSMEMFPMAQQLYRHGKAYRFIFGFSAVSVMYLLVVVAVQVHGWQLYYSKKLLDSWFSSTQEKKKK